From a single Miscanthus floridulus cultivar M001 chromosome 8, ASM1932011v1, whole genome shotgun sequence genomic region:
- the LOC136470482 gene encoding uncharacterized protein, with the protein MAWGFIITPETFNYIISENALRCAKAVLEGKAPELSGHRANPNCMNPYGYFPLHEAAERFSVDMVKLLIKYGASANTRTAGNKIIENLLPLHVAKIFLDTTRLLAKRTNNLLDEIWNYVKDGKLVQTAVLLLAGQEQIRGVSFSKKRIGIRKQDGFDTLMTRMMKHSVALKWKIGEHRSSQNLPEACSTLDSIALLVDIISQAGEALDAYITTHSTVPHVEVFERVDSIIKDYGFFPNGEGIDVGKLCPYDCRMFTKAGEHEDLDATKVTAESAYPHGTAEKAKNDSALYNHRS; encoded by the exons ATGGCATGGGGTTTTATCATCACCCCAGAAACCTTCAACTACATTATCAGTGAGAATGCCCTGCGATGTGCCAAAGCTGTGCTGGAGGGAAAGGCACCTGAACTCAGTGGGCATCGCGCCAATCCCAACTGCATGAATCCATATGGATACTTTCCCCTCCACGAAGCTGCTGAAAGGTTCTCTGTTGACATGGTCAAGTTGCTCATAAAGTATGGTGCATCAGCCAATACACGTACAGCTGGCAATAAGATCATTGAGAATCTACTTCCACTACATGTCGCA AAGATTTTTTTGGATACGACTAGATTGTTAGCAAAAAGGACAAATAATCTACTTGACGAGATCTGGAATTATGTGAAGGATGGCAAGCTTGTCCAGACTGCAGTTTTACTCCTGGCAGGTCAAGAGCAGATCCGTGGGGTATCTTTCTCCAAGAAGAGAATTGGTATACGTAAGCAAGACGGGTTTGACACACTCATGACTCGTATGATGAAACACTCGGTTGCCCTAAAATGGAAGATAGGTGAACACAGAAGCTCACAGAATCTGCCTGAGGCCTGTTCAACTCTTGACAGTATAGCACTGCTTGTTGATATAATTTCGCAAGCTGGTGAAGCTCTTGATGCATACATTACAACACATTCTACG GTGCCCCATGTGGAGGTCTTTGAACGGGTTGATTCTATTATTAAGGATTATGGATTTTTCCCTAACGGAGAAGGCATTGATGTTGGAAAACT CTGCCCTTATGACTGTAGAATGTTCACTAAAGCTGGCGAACATG AGGATCTGGATGCAACCAAGGTAACTGCAGAAAGTGCTTATCCACATGGTACAGCAGAAAAG GCAAAAAATGATTCTGCACTATATAATCATAGATCTTAA